Proteins co-encoded in one Oreochromis aureus strain Israel breed Guangdong linkage group 3, ZZ_aureus, whole genome shotgun sequence genomic window:
- the LOC116321082 gene encoding uncharacterized protein LOC116321082 — MLSFNSIQLESMERARLLSHCWALLFLHSSLTAAADLVNITAESGQNVTLSCRANNNNLVTFLEWSKNGLRKGYLLLYRDERFDLENQHPSFKNRVELQDRQMKDGDVSLILKDVTLDDRGSYECRVETKMNRKKRANQDDDPVIIISLNVVPPGQPGGDEEDGDKKGQRSGNSLLIAAVPTVLVFGVLAVLIYRKHKRQIQGPDEYQPPAEVMTI; from the exons ATGTTGAGCTTCAACTCTATTCAGCTTGAGAGCATGGAGCGAGCACGGCTGCTGTCGCACTGCTGGGCTTTGTTGTTTCTCCACTCCTCCCTGactgctgctgcag ACCTCgtaaacatcacagcagaatcTGGACAGAACGTCACTTTGTCATGCAgagccaacaacaacaacctcgtTACATTTCTGGAGTGGAGCAAAAATGGTCTTAGGAAAGGATATTTACTTTTGTACCGTGATGAGCGGTTTGATCTAGAGAACCAGCATCCATcgtttaagaaccgggtggagctacaggacagacagatgaaggatggagacgtgtctctgattctgaaggatgtgacgctTGATGACCGTGGAAGTTACGAGTGTCGTGTCGAGACAAAAATGAACCGCAAAAAGAGAGCGAATCAGGATGACGACcccgtcatcatcatcagcctgaatgttgttcctccag GGCAGCCGGGAGGTGACGAGGAGGATGGAGACAAGAAGGGACAAAGAAGTGGTAACAGTCTTCTCATTGCGGCCGTTCCCACTGTTCTTGTCTTTGGTGTTCTTGCTGTTCTGAtctacagaaaacacaaaagacaGATTCAGGGTCCAGATGAATACCAGCCTCCTGCTGAAGTGATGACTATTTGA